A stretch of the Phycisphaerales bacterium genome encodes the following:
- a CDS encoding DUF1080 domain-containing protein produces MTKQLPLVLLAIVLFSSGVHGQQPSEHTQPGLSIRVYEIGHQMDKLRALVPGQTPNVSRIVDSLDYRGEDGPFEGYEDHFLIIADGFLIIDKPGQYGFELASDDGAALFLNGRKIIDNDFEHATEVKRVDVELEKGMHEILVRYFQSTGGKDLWLSWRPPGETDFEVIPSTALRAPAGEVRVTSPGRKRLIESLGRGRPGDLQPLTGVHPSYDIVSVRPKNLTPKVGGIDWLSDGRMVICTWDPDGAVYLLDGVTADNSQDISFKKIASGLAEPLGLSVVDDRIFVLQKQELTELSDTNGDDIIDDYWTTCSGWPVSANFHEFAFGLVPDGRDFIATLAIAIDPGGRSTQPQAPDRGTAVRLQRNGNYKVVAEGLRTPNGLGRGSGQNIYIADNQGDWVPVSKIVKLEDGAFYGSQAVLGDAAAHREVSPPVVWLPQGEIGNSPTEIILIPNGPYAGQMAHGDVTHGGLKRVFVEQIGDVEQGAVFRFTQGLEGGSNRVSVGPDGGIYVGGIGSTGNWGQEGKKWYGLDRLRSNDTIAFEMLAVRAMSNGLELEFTEPIAEFVGDSPQHYVATQYRYEPTEEYGGPKIDERLLPIKSANVSEDRRKVFIELDEMEAGSVIHMRLVGPWKSNGDKEPWTTEAWYTMNKIPEDRSGHVQANNTGDTMNQLTEREQAEGWKLLFDGHTTKGWRGYQSQEMPGGWTVEDGTLVLTGSGGDIVTEEVFGNFELSVDWMVEPGGNSGIFYRGKETEPAIYFTAPEMQVLDNQRHTDGENPLTSAGSAYGLYAPQWDHSYPAGAWNRARIVVQGGNVEHWLNGEKLLAFDMKSEEFANLKANSKFKDWSNFAVADEGHIALQDHGDRVAYRNIKLRPLPAK; encoded by the coding sequence ATGACAAAACAACTGCCACTCGTACTCTTGGCCATTGTTCTTTTTTCAAGCGGCGTGCATGGACAACAACCATCTGAACATACGCAGCCAGGCCTTTCAATCCGTGTTTATGAAATTGGCCACCAGATGGATAAATTGCGAGCTCTTGTCCCAGGCCAAACGCCGAATGTCTCTCGTATTGTTGATTCGCTTGACTACCGTGGCGAAGATGGGCCGTTTGAAGGCTATGAAGATCACTTTCTCATCATTGCAGATGGTTTCTTGATCATTGATAAGCCAGGTCAATATGGATTTGAACTTGCCAGTGATGATGGAGCAGCACTTTTTCTCAATGGGCGCAAGATCATTGACAATGATTTTGAACATGCAACCGAAGTGAAACGGGTTGATGTTGAACTTGAGAAGGGTATGCATGAGATTTTGGTTCGGTACTTTCAAAGTACTGGAGGCAAAGATCTGTGGCTCAGTTGGAGGCCACCAGGTGAAACTGATTTTGAGGTTATTCCTTCGACTGCACTACGTGCGCCGGCTGGGGAAGTGCGCGTCACATCGCCCGGCAGAAAACGGCTTATAGAATCACTGGGTAGAGGCCGCCCGGGTGACCTGCAGCCACTTACAGGCGTGCACCCAAGCTATGACATTGTTTCTGTTCGCCCCAAGAACCTCACGCCAAAAGTTGGGGGTATTGACTGGCTATCTGATGGGCGAATGGTGATATGCACCTGGGATCCAGATGGGGCTGTTTACTTACTTGATGGTGTGACCGCGGATAATTCTCAAGACATCTCCTTTAAAAAAATCGCTTCAGGGCTGGCTGAACCGCTTGGCTTATCTGTGGTCGATGACCGTATCTTTGTGTTGCAAAAACAAGAGCTCACAGAGCTGAGTGATACAAACGGTGATGACATCATCGACGACTATTGGACAACATGTAGCGGCTGGCCAGTCTCCGCTAACTTCCATGAGTTTGCCTTTGGTCTCGTTCCAGATGGACGCGACTTCATTGCAACACTCGCTATTGCAATTGATCCCGGTGGGCGCAGCACCCAACCTCAGGCACCAGACCGCGGAACAGCTGTCCGGCTTCAGCGTAATGGAAACTACAAGGTTGTTGCCGAAGGACTGCGTACGCCCAATGGGCTTGGCCGTGGCTCTGGGCAGAACATTTATATCGCAGACAACCAAGGTGACTGGGTACCTGTGTCTAAGATTGTCAAACTAGAAGATGGCGCCTTTTATGGTTCACAGGCTGTACTTGGTGACGCTGCTGCTCACCGTGAAGTGTCGCCGCCGGTTGTTTGGTTACCTCAGGGCGAGATTGGCAACTCGCCAACCGAAATAATCTTGATACCGAATGGTCCGTACGCAGGACAAATGGCGCATGGTGATGTCACCCATGGTGGTCTTAAGCGTGTTTTTGTAGAACAGATTGGTGATGTTGAACAAGGTGCTGTGTTTCGATTTACACAAGGCCTTGAGGGCGGCTCAAACCGCGTGAGTGTTGGCCCCGATGGCGGCATCTATGTGGGCGGCATTGGCTCAACCGGTAACTGGGGGCAAGAAGGTAAGAAGTGGTATGGCCTCGACCGTTTGCGATCAAATGACACCATCGCTTTTGAGATGTTAGCGGTTCGGGCGATGTCTAATGGATTGGAGCTTGAGTTCACGGAACCGATTGCAGAATTCGTCGGTGACTCACCACAACACTATGTTGCAACACAGTATCGGTATGAGCCAACTGAAGAATACGGTGGGCCAAAGATTGACGAACGCCTTTTACCTATCAAGTCTGCCAATGTTTCAGAGGATCGACGCAAAGTATTCATCGAGCTTGATGAGATGGAAGCTGGCTCGGTCATCCACATGCGATTGGTTGGGCCTTGGAAAAGCAATGGTGACAAAGAACCTTGGACAACTGAAGCTTGGTACACAATGAATAAGATTCCAGAAGACCGCAGTGGGCATGTACAGGCAAACAACACTGGTGACACGATGAATCAACTTACTGAACGTGAGCAGGCTGAGGGTTGGAAACTTCTTTTTGATGGACACACCACAAAAGGATGGCGCGGCTACCAGAGTCAAGAAATGCCTGGTGGTTGGACCGTTGAGGATGGCACCTTGGTGCTGACTGGTTCGGGTGGTGATATTGTTACAGAAGAGGTTTTTGGAAACTTTGAGCTCAGTGTTGATTGGATGGTCGAACCTGGTGGCAACAGCGGTATCTTCTACCGAGGGAAGGAAACCGAGCCAGCGATTTACTTCACTGCACCGGAAATGCAAGTACTCGATAACCAACGTCATACCGATGGAGAGAATCCTCTAACATCAGCTGGATCTGCATATGGACTATATGCGCCTCAATGGGATCACTCTTATCCTGCAGGTGCATGGAACCGAGCTCGAATTGTTGTGCAAGGTGGCAATGTTGAACATTGGCTCAATGGCGAAAAGCTACTCGCATTTGATATGAAGTCAGAGGAGTTTGCGAACCTTAAAGCCAACAGTAAATTCAAAGACTGGAGCAACTTTGCAGTGGCTGATGAAGGGCACATTGCCCTGCAAGATCACGGTGATCGTGTGGCGTATCGCAATATTAAGCTTCGGCCTCTGCCAGCAAAATAA
- a CDS encoding peptidylprolyl isomerase, with translation MTAYPQALIKTDKGDITIELWNDVAPGHVDNFLKLTNDGFYNDLIFHRIISNFMIQGGCPSGTGTGGPGWTIDAEFNDREHVEGTLSMARSSDPNSAGSQFFVCLGREHCQHLDGSYTAFGQVVDGIEVVRVIGAVDTDHQDRPMEPIHIESVTAIEAE, from the coding sequence ATGACAGCGTATCCGCAAGCGTTAATCAAAACTGATAAGGGTGACATTACAATTGAACTTTGGAATGACGTTGCCCCCGGTCATGTTGACAACTTTTTAAAACTTACCAATGACGGTTTTTATAACGATCTGATATTCCACCGTATTATTTCCAACTTCATGATCCAAGGAGGCTGTCCTAGTGGAACGGGCACTGGTGGGCCTGGTTGGACAATTGATGCTGAGTTCAATGATCGAGAGCATGTTGAGGGCACACTCTCAATGGCACGATCAAGTGATCCGAACTCTGCGGGAAGTCAGTTCTTTGTTTGTCTGGGGCGGGAGCATTGCCAGCATCTTGATGGTAGCTATACGGCATTTGGACAAGTTGTTGATGGAATCGAAGTCGTTCGTGTGATCGGTGCAGTAGATACAGATCATCAAGATCGACCAATGGAACCAATACATATTGAGTCGGTCACCGCTATCGAAGCTGAGTGA
- a CDS encoding peptidylprolyl isomerase, with the protein MSISIALVFTYLSTLAQPLVAERLYNGLDRPVIVQMTAPTGSELVLLNGDGSLISGPMPIQSDRMDISKEMPEVWALERAAYLQLIINGQASGSPLVLEPLRSRMVPQVTKQLRPDGETSYQRIDQWKDEAATDSGSSETEENNDPVGGQADSEKGTTSTGAMISGLRIYPERDVKLNTSEGEIVLQLRPDAAPNTSWNFRQLVDGGFYRLIPFHRIVPLTRDGHGFVIQAGDPTGTGEGGPGYWLPIEPSTLPHDFGVISMARADEPDSAGSQIFICLSREGTARLDGQYASFGEAVQGGNVIVSISKTNLEDPATGRPETPPMILDAVLIDSPAREPGIIRKPISKPIPEE; encoded by the coding sequence ATGTCTATTTCAATTGCACTGGTTTTTACATACTTGAGCACCCTTGCTCAGCCACTGGTTGCTGAACGCCTTTACAACGGCTTAGATCGGCCTGTCATCGTGCAGATGACTGCACCGACCGGAAGTGAACTTGTCCTTCTTAATGGGGATGGATCGCTTATCTCTGGGCCAATGCCGATTCAGTCGGATCGTATGGATATCTCAAAGGAGATGCCCGAGGTTTGGGCTCTTGAACGAGCGGCCTATCTACAGCTGATCATTAACGGACAAGCCTCTGGATCACCTCTCGTTCTGGAGCCATTGCGATCGCGCATGGTTCCACAGGTCACCAAGCAGCTTCGGCCAGATGGTGAAACGTCCTATCAGCGGATTGACCAATGGAAAGACGAAGCCGCTACTGATTCTGGTTCGTCAGAAACCGAAGAGAACAATGACCCTGTTGGTGGCCAAGCTGATTCAGAGAAGGGCACGACATCGACCGGAGCAATGATCAGTGGATTGAGAATATATCCAGAGCGGGATGTCAAACTCAATACAAGCGAGGGAGAGATTGTTCTGCAACTGCGTCCCGATGCAGCGCCCAACACGAGTTGGAATTTTCGCCAACTTGTCGATGGAGGGTTCTACCGCTTGATTCCATTCCATCGCATTGTTCCACTGACGCGCGATGGTCACGGGTTCGTTATCCAAGCTGGCGATCCTACCGGAACCGGGGAGGGTGGTCCGGGCTACTGGCTACCAATTGAACCGAGCACCTTACCCCATGATTTTGGGGTGATCTCAATGGCAAGAGCAGATGAACCTGATTCTGCGGGAAGCCAAATCTTTATCTGCCTATCTCGTGAAGGAACCGCTCGACTTGATGGCCAATATGCTTCATTTGGCGAGGCAGTCCAGGGTGGCAATGTCATTGTGTCAATCAGCAAGACGAACCTTGAAGATCCGGCAACGGGTCGTCCTGAGACACCACCAATGATTTTGGATGCAGTCCTTATTGATTCGCCAGCCCGTGAACCAGGCATCATTCGCAAGCCAATTTCAAAACCAATCCCAGAAGAATAA
- the gatB gene encoding Asp-tRNA(Asn)/Glu-tRNA(Gln) amidotransferase subunit GatB, with product MTAVKTTQLMVGMEIHVELATRTKMFSRSANLAHPDYYGADPNTLLDPVVAGLPGALPVMNRRAVEMSMMVGKALDCEISTISKWDRKNYFYPDLPKGYQISQFDQPLCLNGHLEMTRSDGSLKRVGIIRAHLEEDTGKLGHETPDGVKHDGSLVDLNRAGTPLLEIVTEPDLTSADDAVLFAQELRNICCFLGVTGGIMQRGHMRFEPNINVIITTDDGIEHATPIVEIKNLNSFRAVRAAIEFEETRQIKQWQKDGVEMGPGQKTTRGWDDDQLVTVLQREKEDAHDYRYFPEPDLVPVHVNNEWIDQVASELPELPIQRRLRYQDSYGLPKKDAAALTGDYELCCYFETCTEVTLEQVGSLKEAEAAQTVAKWLLNAGAKRANETGQQIHELGITSKQMSQIIALRQQDDIGSSAANALFILLCEKDEDAQTIAEQNGLLQVKDDSQLESWIDTAIQQQPQAAADFSEGKDAAMGRLVGAIMKESKGQADAKVVSAKLRERLRS from the coding sequence ATGACTGCTGTAAAAACCACACAATTGATGGTTGGCATGGAAATCCATGTTGAGTTGGCAACCCGAACCAAAATGTTCTCGAGATCGGCCAATCTGGCACACCCCGATTATTACGGAGCTGATCCCAACACGCTCCTTGACCCAGTCGTCGCGGGGCTGCCTGGCGCCTTACCCGTCATGAACCGAAGAGCTGTTGAGATGTCCATGATGGTCGGCAAGGCACTTGATTGTGAGATCTCCACAATCAGCAAATGGGATCGAAAAAACTACTTCTATCCTGATCTACCCAAGGGATATCAGATCAGTCAATTCGATCAGCCACTGTGTCTCAATGGCCACCTGGAAATGACTCGCTCCGACGGAAGCTTGAAACGTGTTGGAATCATTCGTGCTCACCTTGAAGAAGACACCGGCAAACTAGGGCACGAAACACCTGATGGTGTAAAACACGATGGTTCCCTCGTTGATCTCAATAGAGCAGGGACACCACTACTAGAAATTGTTACGGAACCAGATCTCACCTCTGCTGATGATGCTGTGTTGTTCGCTCAGGAGCTACGAAACATCTGTTGTTTTCTGGGAGTCACTGGTGGAATAATGCAGCGTGGACACATGCGATTTGAGCCAAACATTAATGTCATTATTACAACGGATGATGGTATTGAGCATGCCACTCCAATTGTTGAAATAAAAAATCTCAACTCTTTTCGAGCTGTACGAGCAGCTATTGAATTTGAGGAAACGCGTCAGATAAAACAATGGCAAAAAGATGGTGTTGAGATGGGCCCGGGCCAAAAAACAACGCGTGGATGGGATGATGATCAACTCGTGACTGTCCTTCAACGAGAAAAGGAAGATGCTCACGACTATCGCTACTTTCCTGAGCCAGATCTCGTCCCTGTGCACGTTAATAACGAATGGATTGATCAGGTGGCGAGTGAACTTCCAGAACTTCCTATTCAACGCAGGCTCCGCTATCAGGATAGTTATGGACTTCCCAAGAAAGATGCCGCAGCACTGACAGGCGATTATGAGCTGTGTTGCTATTTTGAGACCTGTACAGAAGTCACACTTGAGCAGGTTGGTTCTTTGAAAGAGGCTGAAGCGGCTCAAACTGTTGCGAAGTGGCTTCTTAACGCTGGCGCTAAACGAGCGAATGAGACTGGGCAGCAGATCCATGAACTCGGCATCACTTCAAAACAGATGAGCCAGATCATTGCGCTTCGTCAGCAGGATGACATTGGCTCAAGTGCTGCGAACGCTTTATTCATACTGCTCTGTGAAAAAGACGAAGACGCCCAGACGATTGCAGAACAAAATGGTCTGCTTCAAGTCAAAGATGATTCCCAGCTTGAATCTTGGATCGATACCGCCATTCAGCAGCAGCCGCAGGCAGCAGCAGACTTTAGTGAAGGAAAAGATGCTGCTATGGGCCGCTTGGTTGGGGCCATTATGAAAGAGAGCAAGGGCCAAGCTGATGCCAAGGTTGTCTCTGCAAAACTACGTGAGCGACTACGTTCCTAG
- a CDS encoding glycoside hydrolase family 57 protein yields the protein MASICFYFQVHQPYRLRHYSVFSHDPFYFDNDANQAICEKVANKCYRPTTAKLIDLVKRHEGRFRVSFSLSGVVLEQWQMWCPDLIEMMQELVATGACEIIGETSHHSLAFLYSKEEFYEQVHLHEAQLMKLFGVQPKVFRNTELTYSNALAETVAELGTYDAMLCEGVERYLGYRSPNYIYVPPKWGNDPAAAPLKVLLKNYQLSDDIAFRFSNKEWSEWPLKAERFAEWVNQINGDGYLCNLFMDYETFGEHQWEDSGIFDFLDSLPEKVFDFNPGKNDFATTSEALKRAEPIGTYDVPEVTSWADTERDLSAWLGNEMQQNAATELFKLEGLVKARHKSGDTHILEDWRKLTTSDHLYYMCTKYWSDGDVHKYFSPYDSPYDAYINFMNVLDNVRTRVDANESLPSQPSS from the coding sequence ATGGCCTCCATCTGCTTCTACTTCCAAGTTCATCAACCCTATCGCTTACGGCACTATTCAGTGTTTAGCCATGACCCGTTCTACTTCGACAATGATGCAAATCAGGCTATTTGTGAGAAGGTTGCGAATAAGTGCTATCGGCCGACAACTGCCAAGCTAATTGATTTGGTGAAACGCCATGAAGGCCGTTTTCGGGTGTCCTTTTCGTTATCTGGAGTCGTGTTGGAACAATGGCAGATGTGGTGCCCAGATCTCATTGAGATGATGCAAGAGTTGGTTGCGACAGGTGCTTGCGAAATCATTGGAGAAACATCACATCACTCGCTCGCCTTCTTGTATTCGAAAGAGGAGTTCTACGAGCAAGTGCATTTGCACGAAGCGCAATTGATGAAGTTGTTTGGTGTTCAGCCCAAAGTTTTTCGGAATACTGAGCTGACCTATTCGAATGCGCTCGCTGAGACCGTTGCAGAGCTAGGCACTTATGATGCGATGTTGTGTGAAGGTGTTGAAAGATATTTGGGCTATCGATCACCGAACTATATTTATGTGCCGCCTAAGTGGGGAAATGATCCGGCGGCGGCTCCACTTAAAGTGCTCTTGAAAAACTACCAACTTAGTGATGACATCGCATTCCGATTCTCAAATAAAGAGTGGTCTGAATGGCCACTTAAGGCTGAGCGCTTTGCAGAATGGGTTAACCAAATTAATGGTGACGGTTATCTCTGTAATCTCTTTATGGACTACGAGACATTCGGTGAGCACCAATGGGAAGACTCAGGCATTTTTGACTTCCTCGACTCTTTGCCAGAAAAAGTTTTTGATTTCAATCCAGGCAAGAATGATTTTGCCACCACCAGCGAAGCGTTAAAACGTGCTGAACCAATTGGCACCTATGATGTTCCAGAAGTGACATCTTGGGCAGATACGGAGCGAGACTTGTCTGCATGGTTAGGTAATGAAATGCAACAGAACGCCGCCACAGAGTTATTTAAGCTCGAAGGCTTGGTGAAGGCAAGGCATAAATCCGGTGACACACATATCTTGGAAGACTGGCGAAAGCTAACAACATCCGACCACCTTTACTACATGTGCACAAAGTATTGGTCAGATGGAGATGTACACAAATATTTTAGTCCTTATGACAGCCCATACGATGCATACATCAACTTTATGAATGTCTTAGATAACGTACGCACGCGCGTCGACGCGAATGAATCGCTTCCATCTCAACCTTCAAGCTAA
- the pyrE gene encoding orotate phosphoribosyltransferase translates to MTQTPLASRIAEVALLHGDFTLRSGRKSSYYLDKYLFSTQPDILSKLGPMFAQHIPPSATLLAGSELGGIPLVTAASLASGLPSLFIRNQKKTYGTAKQMEGRVCDSDRVVIVEDVVTSGGQVLEAAEVIAATGAEIVLILATIDRMEGGRENIEQAGYKFDTLFTTKDLGVSQNQ, encoded by the coding sequence ATGACACAGACTCCGCTTGCCTCTCGTATTGCCGAAGTTGCGCTACTTCACGGTGATTTCACTCTCCGTAGTGGCCGGAAAAGCTCGTACTATCTGGATAAGTACCTTTTCTCAACACAACCAGACATCCTCTCCAAACTTGGGCCGATGTTTGCCCAGCATATTCCACCATCAGCAACGTTGCTGGCTGGATCAGAGTTAGGAGGCATTCCACTGGTCACTGCTGCCTCACTGGCATCGGGATTACCCAGCCTCTTTATACGCAACCAGAAAAAAACATATGGCACTGCGAAACAGATGGAGGGGCGTGTTTGTGATTCTGATCGAGTTGTGATTGTTGAAGATGTTGTGACATCCGGGGGTCAGGTACTGGAAGCAGCAGAAGTAATCGCTGCCACTGGCGCTGAGATTGTCCTCATTCTTGCGACCATCGATCGAATGGAGGGAGGACGTGAAAACATCGAGCAAGCTGGATATAAGTTCGATACGTTATTCACAACGAAAGATCTTGGTGTAAGCCAAAATCAATAA